The proteins below are encoded in one region of Podarcis raffonei isolate rPodRaf1 chromosome 8, rPodRaf1.pri, whole genome shotgun sequence:
- the LOC128418419 gene encoding interferon-inducible GTPase 5-like isoform X3, whose amino-acid sequence MVEDFEVAISQGQLAGAVSHVLAKPLHFFNSTPLHIAIVGEPGSGKSSFINAMLGLRADDPRAAATGIQMTTVQVKDYPHPTLPQVILWDHPGRGMATFGEDKFEKKVDLNHFDFFVIVGSQRFRSTHSDLVHEIQDMGKSFYFVRTKADLDLLAAKRQQPSDYSEKKVLLHIQEDCKECLVREGVRDPQVFIVSNWEADRFDFPLLEETLKNDLLRLKRQAFLHRFPSICLPILEKKKTTVKEKIWTKRLVLLVALGSPVPFLLPIFLFSKFRSWCFLDFGLDNPSLAALAQRVGKTSTALKAAMQSLGIFSAILWVLPDLVGLSVMAYEYHCWEHFPIFGCLLSGGISLPRTYFMLQKCISGAADDTQRVLSKALEAEGKNPFSSKQMCHDD is encoded by the coding sequence GCTGGCAAAACCACTGCACTTCTTCAACAGCACTCCGCTCCACATTGCCATAGTAGGAGAGCCCGGCTCCgggaagtcctccttcatcaatGCCATGCTGGGTCTTCGGGCCGATGACCCACGTGCCGCTGCGACTGGCATACAGATGACGACTGTGCAAGTCAAGGATTACCCACACCCGACACTTCCGCAAGTGATCCTTTGGGACCACCCCGGAAGGGGAATGGCAACTTTTGGGGAGGACAAATTTGAGAAAAAGGTCGATTTGAATCACTTTGATTTCTTCGTCATCGTCGGCTCCCAGCGCTTCCGCTCCACCCATTCTGACCTGGTCCATGAGATCCAAGATATGGGCAAGAGCTTCTACTTTGTGCGCACCAaagcagacctggacctgttGGCCGCCAAGAGGCAACAGCCATCTGACTACAGTGAGAAGAAGGTCCTCTTGCACATCCAGGAGGACTGCAAAGAGTGCTTGGTAAGAGAAGGAGTGAGGGACCCACAAGTCTTCATCGTCTCCAACTGGGAAGCCGACCGCTTTGATTTCCCCCTCCTGGAGGAAACGCTGAAGAACGATCTCTTGCGGCTGAAGAGGCAAGCCTTTCTGCACCGCTTCCCTAGCATCTGCCTGCCTATcttagagaaaaagaaaaccactgtGAAGGAGAAGATTTGGACCAAAAGGCTTGTTTTGCTGGTCGCTCTTGGAAGCCcagttcccttccttctccctatATTTCTGTTTAGTAAGTTCCGCTCCTGGTGCTTCCTAGACTTTGGCCTGGACAATCCATCCCTTGCAGCTCTGGCCCAGCGGGTTGGAAAGACAAGCACAGCCCTTAAAGCAGCAATGCAGTCGCTGGGAATCTTCTCTGCCATTTTATGGGTGCTGCCCGACTTGGTGGGACTCTCAGTGATGGCTTATGAATATCACTGCTGGGAGCATTTCCCCATCTTTGGCTGCCTTCTGTCGGGAGGGATTTCGCTTCCTCGCACCTACTTCATGCTGCAGAAATGCATATCGGGtgctgctgatgacacccagaggGTTCTGTCCAAAGCTCTTGAGGCAGAGGGTAAAAATCCATTTAGCAGCAAGCAGATGTGCCATGATGACTAA
- the LOC128418415 gene encoding interferon-inducible GTPase 5-like isoform X2, translating into MNSYAGKLSSLPEIFQGILKNIDVNFDPKTPFNIAIKIYERFMEAFGDGGMKEAASEVKKELEEMENTELDIAITGETGSGKSSLINALQGKKAEDVGAAAVGVTETTVDPNVYTHSKYPKVKFWDLPGIGSPDFSPDSYLKKVDFPRYDFFIIVGSERFRSNHIDLAQAIQKMEKKCYFVRSKVDSDLSNMERSYPNTFNAEEVLEKMRNDFKKQLRKCFRNTIPQVFLISSFDLDKYDFPRLVETLEKDLPSLKRLAFLLSLPMFSPEFTEKKKSALKSHLWKISLVSAGINAIPIPDLPLACDTALLLGSLVAFYKMFELDDDSLARLARLAGKPVEELKAVMKSPQMIEITIDLVIKKITNYTKEFFPPSLVRSLVAAGVSFVITYWMLSRFLDNLAEDADRVRKKALEPRAPGRAPRQAQDLMQPKVK; encoded by the coding sequence ATGAATTCATATGCAGGAAAACTTTCATCGTTGCCTGAGATTTTCCAGGGTATATTGAAAAATATAGACGTGAATTTCGACCCCAAGACACCTTTCAATATAGCAATCAAGATATATGAGAGGTTTATGGAGGCTTTCGGTGATGGTGGAATGAAGGAAGCAGCTTCAGAAGTAAAAAAGGAGCTGGAAGAGATGGAAAACACTGAGCTTGACATTGCCATCACTGGAGAGACAGGCTCTGGGAAATCATCCCTCATCAATGCTCTCCAAGGCAAGAAGGCAGAAGATGTTGGTGCTGCCGCTGTAGGAGTGACAGAAACTACAGTGGATCCAAATGTTTATACCCATTCTAAGTATCCCAAAGTGAAATTCTGGGACCTGCCAGGAATTGGATCCCCAGATTTTTCACCAGACAGTTACCTTAAGAAGGTGGATTTCCCCCGCTATGACTTCTTTATCATTGTTGGCTCAGAGAGATTCCGATCCAACCACATTGACCTAGCTCAGGCGATCCAGAAGATGGAGAAGAAGTGTTATTTTGTGCGCTCCAAAGTAGATTCAGATCTATCCAACATGGAAAGGTCTTACCCAAATACCTTCAATGCAGAGGAAGTCCTTGAAAAGATGAGGAATGACTTCAAGAAGCAGCTTAGGAAGTGCTTCAGGAACACCATCCCTCAAGTCTTTTTGATCTCCTCCTTTGACCTTGACAAGTATGACTTCCCCCGACTGGTAGAGACCTTGGAGAAAGATCTGCCCAGCCTGAAGAGACTTGCATTCCTGCTCAGCCTTCCCATGTTTTCCCCTGAATTCACAGAAAAGAAGAAATCTGCGCTGAAGAGTCACCTGTGGAAAATATCACTGGTGTCTGCTGGCATCAATGCTATTCCCATTCCAGACCTTCCTCTGGCTTGTGATACTGCCCTCTTGCTTGGGTCCCTGGTTGCCTTCTACAAGATGTTTGAGCTGGATGATGACTCCTTAGCTAGGCTGGCCAGATTGGCTGGGAAGCCTGTTGAAGAACTGAAGGCCGTGATGAAGTCTCCTCAGATGATAGAAATTACCATTGATCTGGTTATAAAGAAAATAACCAATTATACAAAAGAATTTTTCCCGCCTTCACTAGTTAGAAGCTTGGTAGCAGCAGGGGTGTCTTTTGTCATCACTTATTGGATGCTGTCGAGGTTCCTGGATAATCTAGCTGAGGATGCTGATAGGGTTCGAAAGAAAGCCCTGGAACCCAGAGCCCCAGGCAGAGCACCCAGGCAGGCACAGGACTTGATGCAACCCAAGGTGAAGTAA
- the LOC128418442 gene encoding interferon-inducible GTPase 5-like, translating into MVEDFEVAISQGQLAGAVSHVLAKPLHFFNSTPLHIAVVGEPGSGKSSFINAMLGLRADDPRAAATGIQMTTVQVKDYPHPTLPQVILWDHPGRGMATFGEDKFEKKVDLNHFDFFVIVGSQRFHSTHSDLVREIQDMGKSFYFVRTKADLDLSAARRQQPSDYNEKKVLLHIQEDCKECLVREGVRDPQVFIVSNWEADRFDFPLLQKTLKNDLLRLKRQAFLLRFPSICLPMLEKKKITVKEKIWTKRLCLLVALGSPVPFLLPIFLFSKFRSWCFLDFGLDNPSLAALAQCVGKTSTALKAAVGMFSAILWVLPDLVGLSVMAYEYHCWEHFPIFGCLLSGGISLPRTYFMLQKCISGAADDTQRVLSKALEAEGEKSI; encoded by the coding sequence ATGGTGGAAGACTTTGAGGTAGCCATTTCTCAGGGCCAATTAGCAGGCGCTGTGTCACACGTGCTGGCAAAACCACTGCACTTTTTCAACAGCACTCCGCTCCACATTGCCGTAGTAGGAGAGCCCGGCTCCgggaagtcctccttcatcaatGCCATGCTGGGTCTTCGGGCCGATGACCCGCGTGCCGCTGCGACTGGCATACAGATGACGACTGTGCAAGTCAAGGATTACCCACACCCGACACTTCCGCAAGTGATCCTTTGGGACCACCCCGGAAGGGGAATGGCAACTTTTGGAGAGGACAAATTTGAGAAGAAGGTCGATTTGAATCACTTTGATTTCTTTGTCATCGTCGGCTCGCAGCGCTTCCACTCCACCCATTCTGACCTGGTCCGTGAGATCCAAGATATGGGCAAGAGCTTCTACTTTGTGCGCACCAAAGCAGACCTGGATCTGTCGGCCGCCAGGAGGCAACAGCCATCTGACTACAATGAGAAGAAGGTCCTCTTGCACATCCAGGAGGACTGCAAAGAGTGCTTGGTAAGAGAAGGAGTGAGGGACCCACAAGTCTTCATCGTCTCCAACTGGGAAGCCGACCGCTTTGACTTCCCCCTCCTGCAGAAAACGCTGAAGAACGATCTCTTGCGGCTGAAGAGGCAAGCCTTTCTGCTCCGCTTCCCTAGCATCTGCCTGCCTATGttagagaaaaagaaaatcactGTGAAGGAGAAGATTTGGACcaaaaggctttgtttgctggtcGCTCTTGGAAGCCcagttcccttccttctccccataTTTCTGTTTAGTAAGTTCCGCTCCTGGTGCTTCCTAGACTTTGGCCTGGACAATCCATCCCTTGCAGCTCTGGCCCAGTGTGTTGGAAAGACAAGCACAGCCCTTAAAGCAGCTGTGGGAATGTTCTCTGCCATTTTATGGGTGCTGCCGGACCTGGTGGGACTCTCAGTGATGGCTTATGAATATCACTGCTGGGAGCATTTCCCCATCTTTGGCTGCCTTCTGTCGGGAGGGATTTCGCTTCCTCGCACCTACTTCATGCTGCAGAAATGCATATCGGGtgctgctgatgacacccagaggGTTCTGTCCAAAGCTCTTGAGGCAGAGGGGGAAAAGTCCATTTAG